In Nostoc sp. GT001, a genomic segment contains:
- a CDS encoding transposase, with the protein MSKPRKKQGNPDFRHQVTCPAPTSQEIESRLVELLTPGTFANLKGVKDFERSLRSRILTLPVMAAIVLSLVYRQIHSLTDVLRCLEVEGLLWAEAMSVSRQALSQRLESLPCLFIKLFEQVVERLAAKKNPTEISPMWASVASSFGAVWIADASTLEAVKKHLGQLQEKTGAVLGGKMLMVVEAFSHRPVAAFFDADAKHNETKWWQELQMRLPVGGLLITDMGFYGFEWFDTLTEQGKYVLTRQKAKVRYQVVRVLSSSSHYKYQTGQYN; encoded by the coding sequence ATGAGTAAGCCACGGAAAAAACAAGGAAATCCAGACTTTCGACATCAGGTAACTTGCCCAGCCCCAACAAGTCAAGAGATAGAATCACGGTTGGTAGAACTGCTAACTCCAGGGACATTTGCCAATCTCAAAGGGGTAAAAGACTTTGAGCGTAGTTTGCGCTCACGCATACTAACTCTACCAGTGATGGCAGCGATAGTACTGAGTTTAGTGTACCGACAAATACATTCTTTAACAGATGTGCTGCGCTGCCTAGAAGTGGAAGGATTATTGTGGGCAGAAGCAATGTCAGTGAGTCGGCAAGCGTTATCTCAACGCCTAGAGAGCTTACCNTGCTTGTTTATCAAGCTGTTTGAACAAGTTGTAGAGCGTCTAGCAGCCAAGAAAAATCCAACCGAAATTTCACCAATGTGGGCATCTGTGGCATCATCGTTCGGTGCAGTCTGGATTGCAGATGCATCGACATTAGAAGCAGTCAAAAAACATTTGGGGCAACTTCAAGAAAAAACAGGTGCAGTATTGGGAGGGAAGATGTTGATGGTAGTGGAAGCATTTAGCCATCGCCCAGTTGCAGCATTTTTCGATGCCGATGCCAAACACAATGAAACCAAGTGGTGGCAAGAACTACAAATGCGCTTACCAGTGGGTGGTTTACTGATAACAGATATGGGCTTCTACGGGTTTGAGTGGTTTGATACCCTGACTGAGCAAGGGAAATATGTCTTAACTAGACAGAAAGCCAAGGTACGCTATCAAGTAGTGCGTGTACTTTCGAGTAGTTCTCACTATAAATATCAAACCGGACAATATAATTAG